In Saccharothrix violaceirubra, the following are encoded in one genomic region:
- a CDS encoding DUF3499 domain-containing protein produces the protein MRSVRRCSRTGCANPAVATLTYAYADSTAVVGPLATYSEPHSYDLCEQHALRLTAPKGWEVVRHQGQFVAPEPTVDDLTALAEAVREAGRADRPVEAHDLPTGTIRRGHLRVLPDPHED, from the coding sequence GAACCCGGCAGTCGCCACGCTCACGTACGCCTACGCGGACTCCACGGCGGTCGTCGGACCCCTCGCCACGTACTCCGAACCGCACAGCTACGACCTCTGCGAGCAGCACGCCCTGCGCCTCACCGCGCCCAAGGGGTGGGAGGTCGTCCGACACCAGGGCCAGTTCGTCGCTCCCGAACCCACCGTCGACGACCTGACCGCGCTGGCGGAGGCCGTCCGCGAGGCCGGCCGGGCCGACCGCCCGGTCGAGGCGCACGACCTGCCGACGGGCACGATCCGACGCGGCCACCTGCGCGTTCTGCCCGATCCGCACGAAGACTGA